In Corylus avellana chromosome ca8, CavTom2PMs-1.0, the genomic stretch tgaataggattttttttttttttgaaaaaaaggaaTTTATGAGTGTAAAATTTGGGTTTTACCAATATAGTTACTACCGTACCAACAAATTACTGGTTCAATATGTTTCAAACATACAATCACATCTGATGGGTGGGAGGCCTCATGTTAACCTTACCTGCCAGGGATTTTAAATGTTGCTCCATTGGTTGATGTACCAACGGCGATGTGCCCCATCTatgcaagaaaaaaagaatttcacTTGAATGCAATGAAtatatttaaggaaaatttcTGTTATCATTAGCTTACTTTATCAATAACAGCCATTGCTATAGTGTCATGGTTGTGAAGACCAACAAGAGATGATCTCGATTCAATAGTCTCCATCAGCTTGGCTTTGGAACACGTCCCTTCAGTAAGGTCAAGAGAATCCCTTGGATGATATGGGCTACAACTATTGACAGGTAgaacatttttccaaaaatttggTTGGCAGTGATTCTCCTTCCATTTACTCCACTTTTCCATAGACTCAGACGAACTAAGGTTCGTGGGTCCTGGAAGACCCATTGAAAGGGCAAACACCGAGGCCTGCTCTCCGACAAGCAAAGTGTGTTTAGTATGCTGCATCACTAATCTAGCAGCTCTTATGCCGTCCTTCACATACCTCATAGCAGCAACAGCTCCAACCTCCATTGTCACCTATGCATGTCCTTAGCAAACACATGATAGATAGTCATTTCTGATGTGCAAGAAACATTCTAGAGCAAAGAGAACAACAGTGGATGGAGAAAACATCAAAAGGGTGAAGGGTGGTTACCCCATCCATGACGAGAGCATCAATTGTAGTTTCTCCATTCTCATCTGGACTTCCACCAGGCCCAACTGTTCAGAGCAAAACCACATAAATATGATGGATACTTAAAGCAATTAATCGTGTGTTCAACAGTCACAACTGAAAAAAGCAAACGCAATCTCTATTGTCCACCAGAAGTCAATCTTTTTAACCATTGGCTCCAAGCACATACAATACTCTCAATCTAATAAGAAGTTTGTTATTAGTTTGCTTCATTAGATGATAAATCATAAACTTACAAATCAAGAAAACAACCAATAAATTGCTTGCCATGTTTTCTCTTCTGtagcatgaaaataaagacaaaaacaaattgatGGAAATACCTCCATAAGGTGACCACTCAATCAAGTACAAGCAAAACTAAAACCacaattcatattttaatacATGATAAAGAACCATACATGGAGCAAAACTATATTATCAGAAAATATCAATTTATTAATAATACTGTCTTCTGTTAATTTTACATAATAGAGACTCAATTTCCCACCTGTGCCATCACACCTCAGTTCCTCACAAGCCGAACAACCCTCCACAACCGAGTCCACGGCTGAAAGGCCACTATCAACAGCCCTCCAACCAGCTCTAACAGCCTCTAAGAAGGGCCATGTGCTCACAACCAGAGGGTACTGACCTGAATTCACAGCTCCATGTCCTAATACCTGACAAACAATTGAGAGGCAGAAAAAAGTTTTGACTAACTTGAATTAAACAAGTAAGAATTGCATCATAATATTAAGAAATCAGaattgtttggttgctgagaaaatatAGGAGGACGAAAGAAATTATACATTTTCAGATACCCAACTAGCTTGCTACATTGGATTTACCATTTTCgcgaaaacaaaaagaagagacCGCATAAAGATTAAAGTAGTCggttttctttctcattttcattttcccagTAACTAAACAAAGCGAAAGGGGAAAAGATACTGGGAAAGCAGGAACAACCCAAAAACCATAAGGATCAGTTTGTTTGCGAAAGAACCATAAAACAAAACGAGACGGAAATTTGGGATTTTTGTTAACAGATCAGGGCCGAATTGGGTGTAGGAACATTCCAAGTTTTCTTTGAGTTTCCCCATattctcaaacacaaaacagaCAGCAATTGCAAAATGGAAGTGAAAAGATGTGTTTCTTAATTGTCTTCATTACCAGATGGAGCAACGTAAGAAGCAAGACACAAGGGCAAGGCAGGATCAGGCTTTTGGTAGCCATGGCGAGAGAAAGTCCTTCGGAGTTCCGTGGAAGAGTAGCTGCTATTTCAACTGAACAGATATTACCGTTTTTGGTTTTATATAACAAAGCTTTACTCCAATCTAAACATGTGTAAAGAATTATAGGCTGAAAAACAAAGGAATTTACTGTCCGAATTTATATAAGTCCGGATAATAaatgtgaaataatatttataggATTTATTTGTCTAAAATCTGTTCTGACaagtaatttataaattttttttaatatttactgctcaaattattaacaatctcgacaataaaattaattaaaatctgTATCCAAAAGCATGCGACAATAAACATTATATATGAATTTCTCATGCATTTTTAAATGCACTTCCTTCAATAGATTGGGTTGGCAATTTTAAAGAGAAGAATAGTAGGTGCTCGTCTGGTGTTCTACTGGtcttaggtggatattattttttttaaaaaaaagttattattatttatttcacttagtttttagaaaataatatacacctaCAACCCGAAGaatacctaacattttcctttaaaaaaaaaaaaatgttatggttttattataaaattataaagttaaaaaaatatatatatataaaagaagaataaaagagaaaagatgaaaatatagCTCAATTTtatagtgtttttatttttctgtgcATTGGTTAGGGAAGTGTTATATTAAGATTTCCTAGGAGCTGTTTCAACCAAGTGATCTCACAACAAGTGATTTCCAAGGTATTGAATCTTGAACCTATCTCCCAAgaatttcttgattttcttcaatctacctcaaaaaaatttccttgGGATTGTACAAATGGTGAGTAATCAACTTTAGATTAAACCTAACCTTGGTTTATGCCCCTCACTACAGATAGAGGACAAAATAGTCAATTAAATGGGCTCAAAGGCATGAGTATCACTTCTCAGTGTTGATCTTCTGAGCTATTTGCCACTTCCTCAAGCTTCCAGGCACGGTGGTTTTTAATggataatttatttgaataatttccGATAACTAACAGCATATATAGGAAATCAATAATGGAGAAAGTGGTCGCTTTTATACAGATCAACGTTATGGATTACATGGTATATAACAAATTAATGGTGAAAAGATGCAGAAAAATTAAAGAACGAAAGAATTGGATCCTAGAAATTACATGAAAAGACTAATATTTAGGTGATGGTACAAGTAATAAAAGAATTTGAGGCCAGGATGTTTAATCGTTTCTCTAGGAGGTGTTGCATTCTGGAGGGAGGCCTTGGGGAAACCTCTTTGCGTCTGTGCAGTAATTGTAAATCATGTAGTTCTTCTGCACCCATTTAAGCCTGTCTTGATTTGCAGTGTCCAGCTCTTGTGAAAGCCATGAATTAGAGTTGgtggaagaagatgaagtgcAGGAAGATGCTCCAGAGGACCAAATGCAAGCATCGGCTTTGAAGTTTCTGTAGGAAGCAGTAAAGGGAGCTTGGCTCCAATCTGTCTTCACAAGCCCACCTCTTGTCGCCCAATCATCAGCATTCCAGAGACTGGAGTATATCCTCATTGGTTGGTTCTTTGGGAATGCAACGCCAATTGATTCTGAGTTCTTGAACTCTCTAATGGGAGTTCCATCCACAGAGAATCTGAATGAACATGCAGTAAAAGATATAAgttaaggaaacaaaaataaaacaaagatgtATAGAAAGAAAGATGCATGGATAGAAGGGGTTGGTAAACGTACATAATGCGCTGGGGATTCCAAAGGATTGAATAGGTGTGAAAATCTGCAGTTGGGTCAAACCAGAGATAGAACTGTTGCTCTCTGTTGCCTTTGCCTTGGCTGAAGACATTGGTGTGAAGAATGTAAGGATCACCACTCAGATTCCCCAAGAACTCGTAGTCTATCTCATCCCATGCTGATCCTTTTGAGGATAACTGTATGTAAATTAACAAATACATTAATTCAAAGGAACATAAATTTGAATCGATGGTTTTAAGAGAAACATATACAGAGAGCAGAACAACTTACATAGTAGGCAGTAACGGTGCCAGCAGAGTTTCCAGGTACAAGCTTGAGCTGCATATCTATCTTTCCAAAGAGAAACTCATTCTTGGACTGGAATCCAGAACCAGAGGCTTTGTCAAGAGACAAACTAAGAAGGTCGCCGTTGTTAAGCATCTTACCTCGGCCATCTCCCCACGTGATGTCAAAATCTTGGTATAAGTTAGCAGCTGTGAGAGTCAGGAAAGAGCTAAGAAGGGTAAGAGCCAGATACATAAATAGAGCACTTGAAGAATCCATGGTAGTAGCTATGCAGATGCAATGGTATCAAATTAGCTAGTGTTTGTATTTGAGTGAGGTTTGGAAGTGGAGAGATGGATGTTGTGAAGCTTGAAGTTGTTTGGTATTTATAGTGAACAAGTGAAGGGAGAATAAAGTAGACGAAATGCATGGGAAGGTCCAGTCAGCTAATAAGCTGAAGACAGTTGTTGGCAACCTGTCTACAGGTGTTCTATTTAAAAGAAAGCTTGGAAAAATTTAGCAGTCAAGATCGCACAACCAAAACcaacatatttgtttttgttatctaATACGCGTTTACATCAGTTTTGAGGAGAAAGTGCAGAATTATTGTTGCTCAGCTCCCACAACTGGCCCATCTATTCTCCCTCTTTCCTTTGTGGGCACCAGCCACCGCCACCGCCTGGCCCCTTGCAATATTTCCAACTAATACTCTTTCTTTGTGCAAGTGCATGCCGGTTCCAACCAATACTCCCAAACCACACAACCACCTACACCACTCGAGACCTAGCACCTTGAAAAGTGAAATCTCACACGTTTACCTTTATTGGTGTCTCCATCTCCATCTAAAAATACACACAAGCAACTTCGTGGATGCTGCTTCAAGTGAAATGGTATTAGAATtacttattattttatattttaccaCTTCTACCACGGTTACtatataaataaagataaatccTCCTGATCAAACTAGAGAGGGAAGCGATTCTACAAACACATAACGTGCATTACtgtatatggtatcagagcttaccTGACCAACATCATGACTTCGTCTTCTACAAACGGTAAAAATAAATCTACACAATAAATACCAAGATCTTAACTATCATGATCAGTTTCACAGGAAACTGATAAAACAACATGCTAGAATCCATAGCAACAAATAACCTTCTTAAAATCTTGATAAACACAGAAAACAGTTGCTCTTACTtgaccctcttttttttttgacatgtccacataaagAAAGAGGGGAGGAAAATTTAaattagtgacctctacttcataaggcgtggtccccagccgattgaaTTACCGCTTAGGAACCTCACTTGACCATTTTAAGATACATTAATGAATATTGTGTATATTTATAAGAGAGGACCAATTTCTTTATTCACCCATTAACTCCATTTCCCATCAAAGTAGGAGTTCATTCAATAGGAAAATCACTCATCTTAAGTAACCAATAATTTAATAAGATTAGTATTAAATaaccttataagttataacataaATAAGGTAAACATTAGACACACACAGCATATAATCCATCCTTACTGTTGAAATAATAATGATGTAGAAATAATAGCGAAAATAATATAGAGAAAGAACATAATGAATTTAGGAGTGGTTCGGTGTTAAACACCTACATCTATCTACAATACAAATGTccttatttatagggtaatgaataaatacaaatatagtagtcaaatctcattgatttgattacaatcatcCTTTatatagagaatatttgatatcaatctaatataaaatatacaaaaaatattatatatatttttaatattctacacttgttttaatttaaacaaCTACTTTTGTGAGTCATGACGGTTGTATATCAAAAAGACGACATAGTCCCTTCCATTTAGCACAACACTAGCAACACGTTTCCTCATGGTTGGTAAATAAAAAGTGTTTAAAAATATGGTCtaacaaaaatgtttttttgtcaaATACTATTCTTGATATCATTCATCCAATCTTATATGTAAGTACAAAATggacaaaataaaatcaaagagatGTCAAAAGTGTTTAATAACATAAACAATCATTGTTGCAAGAGCTTTACTCTTCTTGTGGGTAGCTTTTATTGGATTTAGCACCATTGGGGCCAGTTGTGAATCTACATAGGGGCGGGTAGAGGCGCCCGCCcctacaaaaattttgaaaaaaaaaatttacaaggtAGTTTTACAATTTTGTTAGGACATAGCCcctactcttcttcttccttctcctgCTTCTTCCTCTTgtcctctttctcttcttgcCTTGCCCCTGTCTTCCCGTCTTCCCTCGCCTCTTTTTGCAGTTTTTTATGTATTGCTGGTTTGTGAGATTTTAGTGTTTGTTCAACATGGATATGGAGGTAGAGGACCGAGAATGGGGAATTGTTGATGGGTGATGcgatttgggatttttttttctcacaataATGGATCGTCGATGGCTATGAAAAGCAATCGAATGGTACTTTAAACTGCATTACTCTTGTGATACAAGAGATTGCTTATTTTAGCTACAAATAGAATGCTTGGGATAATTATGAGGATAACAAGAGGATTTAGAGAAAAGAAGTTCTTCATAGGGCATGATTTGGGCATATCTGCAGGCCCAATTGCCCACGATCTGACTCCCACATAAATGATATTTGATGGCTTCACCTTGTTAAGGAACACCCGACAAGCTCACGCAAGCTTATCGGATATGATTTGAGGTATAATTTATGAGCCCttttttgacttgagtcattGGCACTAATGAAAGGGCATAAAACTGTTGGCCGAATGTTCCAGCAAGGCACTTCTCAATGGGGACAGTAGGTTAGACAAGGAAAACACAAGTAAACAAGAGAGGAAGTAGCAGCAGAATTTCTGCAGAAAATGTGCACAAAGCAGCAGAAAAACAGAGGAATAAAACAGGGTAGATGAAGACTTTTTTCTGCAAAATGAGCTCTCGGCtctttcttctactttttttcttcttcttacatACTGATTTTTTCAGTAGCTACTCATTACAAAAGACAAGAGAAGCTTTTACAAAAGTAAGTTCTAGAACCACACACGTGGCTTCACAACACACATTTTCACCTACACAAACTAGAGTTTAGTAAAACACAACCAAAGGTAAAAGTTAACACACACGTGGCTTCACAACACACATTTTCACCTACACAAACTAGAGTTTAGTAAAATACAACTAAAGGTAAAAGTTAACAAGTCAAAGCAGATTAATTTGTAACAAAAACAATGTTAAAAGAGCATGGACTAGCTAGGAGGGAAAAACATCGTAGACAACAAAGAGTAGTTACGCTACAATCAAAAGGGTCTAAAACAATGTTAAAAGAGCATGGACTAGCTATGGGCATTCATTATCATGGGCCATCATCTACAAGAATTGAAATCTTGTTTCGGCACCTAACTCTCATACACAACATCATCCCTCTCAGAGGTTGTCCTCTCTGAAATTCTGGGTCTGTCCCTCTACAGCTACACTTCGTACTGATAATGATCATTTCTAAGGTGTAGTAATTCAATGATATAGAAACACCCTTCTTTTAACCACTTTTGTGttataatatttgttacaaacatttattttttcgtcattgaaaatgttttatcatttgataatatctttacaagtttttat encodes the following:
- the LOC132190290 gene encoding probable isoaspartyl peptidase/L-asparaginase 3, yielding MATKSLILPCPCVLLLTLLHLVLGHGAVNSGQYPLVVSTWPFLEAVRAGWRAVDSGLSAVDSVVEGCSACEELRCDGTVGPGGSPDENGETTIDALVMDGVTMEVGAVAAMRYVKDGIRAARLVMQHTKHTLLVGEQASVFALSMGLPGPTNLSSSESMEKWSKWKENHCQPNFWKNVLPVNSCSPYHPRDSLDLTEGTCSKAKLMETIESRSSLVGLHNHDTIAMAVIDKMGHIAVGTSTNGATFKIPGRVGDGPITGSSAYADDEIGACGATGDGDIMMRFLPCYQVVESMRLGMEPKLAAKDAISRIARKFPDFVGAVFAINKNGVHAGACHGWTFQYSVRSPEMDDVEVFTVLP
- the LOC132189347 gene encoding probable xyloglucan endotransglucosylase/hydrolase protein 23, which encodes MDSSSALFMYLALTLLSSFLTLTAANLYQDFDITWGDGRGKMLNNGDLLSLSLDKASGSGFQSKNEFLFGKIDMQLKLVPGNSAGTVTAYYLSSKGSAWDEIDYEFLGNLSGDPYILHTNVFSQGKGNREQQFYLWFDPTADFHTYSILWNPQRIIFSVDGTPIREFKNSESIGVAFPKNQPMRIYSSLWNADDWATRGGLVKTDWSQAPFTASYRNFKADACIWSSGASSCTSSSSTNSNSWLSQELDTANQDRLKWVQKNYMIYNYCTDAKRFPQGLPPECNTS